GTGGAAGAGCTTCTCGCCTGGTCCGGACTACGCGAGCACGCCGCGCGCCAGGTGCGTTTCTTCTCCCGGGGCATGCAGCAGCGGTTGAGCCTGGCCATGGGCATGGTGCACGGCCCCGAGATCATCTTCCTGGACGAGCCCACCTCGGGCCTGGATCCCGAGGCGCGCAGCGCGGTGTGGGAACTCATCCTGCGCTTGCGGGAAGAGGGGAGAACGGTCCTCATGACCACTCACAACATGGAAGAAGCGGACCACCTCTGCACCCGCCTGGCCATCCTGGTGAGGGGCGAGATACGGGAGCAGGGCACCCCTCAGGAGATAAAGAGCCTCCTGGGCGCGGACCGCGTGGAGCTGCGTCTGAGCGAGGAGCGGCGCGGTGAGCTCGCGGAGGTGTGCTCGTCGCTTGGTATTAACTGGAAAAAGGAGGGCGAGATCTACGTGTTGACAGGCGTTGACCTCGCCGCGAAACTGCCGGCCGTTATCTCCCGCCTCGCGGTGGGGTTGCGGGACCTCCACTATCGCGAGGTGACCCTCGAGGACGCCTTCCTGCGCTTCATGCGGGAGGTGGAAGGTTGAGGGGGTGGAGGTCTCTCATCGCCAAGGACTTGAGGACGGTTGTCCGCAACCGCATCCTCCTGGGGGTGCTCATCCTCTACCCCTTCCTCATCATATGCGTGGTGGGCGCCGTCTTCCAGGAAACGGGCCGCCCGGTCCCCGTGGGCCTGGTGAACCTGGACGGGGAGCGAGCGGGGCAGGACCTGTGGATAAGTGGCGTATCCGGCGGCGCGGCGGGGTGGCGCAGGGCGCTGCAGCGGCGGGCGGAGCGCTTCGCCACCTACGCTTCGCGGGAAGAGGCGCAGGCGGCCTTGGCGGGGGGCGGAGTGAACGCGCTGCTGGCCGTGGTCGAGGAAGGGGGCGGCGAGGAATGGTACGGCGGCATGATGGCGAAAGACGACCTGCAGGCGTTCATCCTCGATGTGGAGGCCGGCTGGCGCGGCACTTTCTACGCGGCCACGGCGAAAGAAGCAATGGAGCGCCTGCGCGAGGGAGCGGGGGATGCCGCCCTGGGGTTTCCGGCCGGGGCCTATCCCTACCTGGCGGAGACCATCTGGCTGGAGGGGGTGAGCCGCGACGCCGCCTCGCTCGTGGGCGATTACTCGCGTGACGTCATGGACATCACCACTTACGACGGCGAGGAGCAGGCCCTCGCCGACCTGCGGACGGGGAGGCTTGACGCGGTCCTGGTGATCTCCCCGGGTTTCGTGCATCGCCTGAAGACCCTGGAGGAGGTGGCCGGGGTGAGGGTGGTCATCGACCAGTCGAACATGGTGAAGGCGGAGTTCGCGGAGACGGGTATCCGTGGCTTCCTCTCACGGGTGAGCGAGAGGGTGGTCGAGGAGAAGATGCGGTCGGTTGTGGCCGGGCTGTACGTGCTGGTCACGGGCGGCGATTTCTTCGGGACCCAGGTGGTCGGCCTGCAGGAGATCGGCGACAACCTGAGGAGCATACGGGAGGCCGTTGCCGGGCGGCCCGACCTGGTGGCCCTGCTGGACAAGGGCATCGAGCTCGCGGACACGGTGGTCGCCGACATCGAGGACGCGGCGGCTTACCTGAGGGGCACCGCCCTCCCCGTCGAGCTGGAGGTGTCGTCGGTGGCAGGAAGGACGCTGGCGGCCAAGGACGCCGTCATCCCCTCCCTGGTGGTCCTCTCCATGCTCTGGACGGGGGTCCTCTGCGGCGCCATCCTCATGGTCCTCGAGGACGAGGAGGGCATGCGCGTGCGCCTGAGCCTCACCCCAATGGGGCCCTTCGCACTGGTGGGCTCCAAGCTGCTCCTGGCGGGGGCCGTGGTCTTCCTGCAGTCGGTGGTGATGCTCCTTTTGGCGGTGGCCGTTTTCGGCGCTTACGCCTCGAGCCTGCCCCTGGCGCTTTTGACCGCCGCCCTCGCTTCCCTCTCCTGCATAGGCATCGGGCTGGTGCTGGCCGCGTTCGCGCGGCAGGTGGCGGGCGCGGTGATACTCAGCGTCCTGGTCGCCTTCCCCCTGATCTTCATGACGGGGGCCATCTTCCCCCTCTCGCAGATGCCCGGTTACATGCAGACCCTGGCCCGCGCCATTCCCCTGACCTATGCCCTGGACGCCCTCTCCGGAGTCATGTTGCGGGGGGAGAGCCTGGCGGAGGTGGCCTGGAAGCTCGCGGTGCTCCTGGGGTTCGGGGTTTTCCTGCTGGGTCTGGGGTCCGCGCTGGTAAGGAGGAGGTCGCGGTGAGGGGGCTGGAGCCGCGATGACGGCCGGGAGAAGTGACGTTATTCCCAGGTTATACCAGGCGCCGGGCCCGGGGACGGGTAACGTTCCTGGCGCCGCAAGTTGTCTGTTAAAATAGCCCTGAGTTGCGGGCGTGAGAAAAAGGGGTGAAAGATGGAGTACTTCAATCCCGTGGAGCGCATGGAACGCGAGGAGCTCGAGGCGTTGCAGCTGGAACGCCTGCGGGCAACCGTCGACCGCCTCTACCGCAAGGTCCCCTTCTACAGGAAGAAACTGGATGAGGTGGGATACAGGCCGGGGGACATGGGGAGTCTGGACGACCTGCGCCGGCTGCCCTTCACCACCAAGGACGACCTGCGCGACAACTACCCCTTCGGGCTCTTCGCCGTTCCCATGCGCGATATCGTTAGGATACACGCCTCCTCGGGAACCACCGGGAAACCCACGGTGGTTGGCTACACGGCCGGCGACATCAGGACCTGGGCGGACCTGGTCGCGCGCACCATCGTGGCCGCGGGAGGCACCCCCGACGACATCGTCCACGTGGCATACGGGTACGGGCTCTTCACCGGGGGCCTGGGGCTGCATTACGGCGCCGAGATGCTGGGGGCCACCGCCCTGCCCATGTCCGGGGGCAACACCAAGAGGCAGATACGTCTCATGGTAGATTTCGGCAGCACCATCCTCTGCTGCACCCCCTCCTACGCTCTCAACATAGCGGAGGTCATGCGGGAGATGGGCGTGAGCAGGGACCAGGTCAAGCTAAAGGCGGGCATCCTGGGAGCGGAGCCGTGGTCGGACGAGATGCGCACGCAGATCGAGCAGGAGCTGCGGATATCCGCCCACGACATATACGGCCTTTCCGAGGTGGTTGGCCCGGGGGTCTCCATCGAGTGCGGCGAGAAGAAGGGACTGCACGTCTTCGAGGATTGCTTCATCCCCGAGATAATCAACCCCGAGAGCGGCGAGGTCCTGCCGCCGGGAGAGACGGGAGAGCTCGTTTTCACCAACATTAACAAGGAGGGTCTGGCGCTGCTCCGCTACCGCACGAGGGACATCTCCGCCCTTGACGTATCGCCCTGCCCGTGCGGCCGCACCCACGTGCGCATGCGCAGGATAATGGGGCGCACGGACGACATGCTCATCATCAGGGGGGTCAACGTCTTCCCCTCCCAGGTGGAGGCGGTGCTCATGCAGATACCCGGCATCGCTCCCCACTACCAGCTGGTGGTGGACAGGGTGGAGAGCCTGGACGTGCTGGAGGTGCAGGTGGAGGTGACGCCGGAGGTCTTTTCGGACGAGATAAAGAGGCTGGAGGAGCTGGAGAGGAGGATAGGTGACGAGGTGCAGAGCTACCTCGGAGTGAGCGTCAAGGTGCGCCTCATGGAACCGCGCTCCATCCAGAGGAGCGAGGGCAAGGCGGTGAGGGTCATCGACAGGAGAAAGATATAAGGAGGTCGCGGGGTGAAGGTCAGGCAGGTTTCCGTTTTCCTGGAGAACAAGTCGGGACGGCTGTACGAGGCTTGCAGGTGCCTGGCGGAGGCCGGGGTGAACATAAGGGCCCTGGCCATCGCCGAGACCGCCGATTACGGGGTGCTGCGGCTCATCGTGAACGACCCGGACACGGCCGTGAGGGTGATGACGGAGAACGCCTTCACGGTGAGCGAGACGGAGGTCATAGCGGTGGAGGTCCCGGACCGCCCGGGGGGCCTGGCCGCGGTGCTGGCGCCCCTCTACGACGCCAACGTGAACATAGAGTACCTCTACTGCTTCGTGGAGAAGAGCGGGGAGAGCGCCATCGTGGTCTTCCGCGTGGAGCAGATCGAGCAGGCCATAAGGGCGCTGCAGGGGAGCGGTTTCACCGTCATGCGCGAGGAGGAAGTTTACCTCATCTGAGATCACGCAAGGGAGGCGAAGATGGCCATTCACACCAGCAGCCTGGAGTTCTCCACGCCGGGTGACTGCGAGATCATCGACATCACCGGGCAGGTCCAGGAGAAACTGGACGATTCCATGATCAGGGAGGGCATCCTCACCGTGTTCGTCCCCGGCTCCACCGGAGGGGTCATCACGCTCGAGTACGAGCCCGGCCTGGTGCGCGACCTCAAGGAGGCCTTCGACCGCCTGGTGCCGCGCGACTGGCCCTACCACCACGACAGGACGTGGGGGGACGGGAACGGGTACAGCCACGTGCGCGCGTCGCTGGTGGGGCCCACCCTGAGCGTTCCCTTCCGCGACGGGCGCCTGGCCCTGGGTACGTGGCAGCAGATCGCGTTCGTGGATTTCGACAACCGCCCGCGCAGGCGGGTGCTCATCGTGCAGATAATGGGGGAATGAAAGGACAGGCGGTGGCGGACGGGCATGGGAGCTAAGCCGTCGCGGGGAAGAGGCGGCAAAGTTTCCGGCGCGGGACGACTCGCAAGGTTGCCCGCCCCGGCGCTCGTTCTACTTCACTACGCATTGCTGCACCTCCTTTTCCGCTACCTGCTGCATCCTTTCGCGCGGGAGGCGCTGGAACGGCAACTGGTCGGCGCGAGGGACCTTCTTCTCCTGACCCTGGCCCTCATGGCCTACCTGTTGCTGTGCGCCGTGCCTCCCTTCCTGTGGAGCCGGGGCGGCGTGCGCCGGCCCTTCTCTCGCGGTATCGAGTCTTTTGTCTGCTTTGCCGCGGTGAACCTTATCCTCAACGCCCTTTTTCTCGCCGCGGGAGAAGTCGACACCGGCTACCTGTCGGGCCTTGCCGTGGGAAACGGGACATGGGTGGGGGCGCTTTCCGCCGCCGTGCTGCTCCTGGTCTTTTTGGCCGCCGCTTACGCGGGAGCGGGTGTGGCGCATGGGAGGGGAAGGATGCGCCGTCGCTGAGGGCGTGCCTTCAACCCATAACCCCGTCATCGCCCCCGTCCTCGCGGCTGGCTTCGGGACCCCGGGTCGCGGCACGGGCCGGACTCCGGCGCTTGTCCCGGCGTGCCATGCCTTTGCGCCTCGTGAAATCCCCGTGATCCACGGCGTCGACCATGGCCCTCAGGAAATCGAGGCTGGTGCGGAGACTGCGGGAATCGACGTTGAGGTGATCGTCCTTCACCCAGTGCCAGTAACGGGGAAGGGGAGAGTCCTCGCGGCTGCACAGGGTAACGGCCCTGTGCCCGCGCGAGATGAGATGGTAACCCTCGCCCAGGTAGAGGTTGTTTGCCACCAGGCCGTTGCCATGGTGGATGTAGTTTTGGGAGGTGCGTTTGGCGAGAGCGAGCAGCCTGCGGTTGGCACGGAAGGGGATGAGGCGGCCCTCCCTGCGGCAGCATGCGGGAAAACCGCGTCCCACTCCCTCGAGCACGATGAAGTACGCGTTGCGGAGCCGGCTGCGATAGCGGCGGACCAGCTTCCGCACGCCGAGGGCCGCGACCTCTGACGCGCCGGTGAAGGCGAACCAGAGCTCGGCCTTGTAGAGCGGGTGCCGGGAACAGATGCGGGCGAGTTCCAGGAGCACGGCCACCCCGGAGGCGTTGAGGTTGCCCCCCGGGGTGTCCCGACCGGCGATCGCCTTGCTGAAAAGGGCCAGCATGGCTAGGAAAGGTGGCACCGCTACCATCAGCCCGGTGTACCAGAGGAAGTCGAGGCGGCCGCGCTCCATGCTGAGAAGCCAGCCGCCGAAGGCCACCGTGAAGAGCATGAACAGGGCTGCCTGGCAGGTGGCGTCGACGAGGTAGAGAAAGCGAAGCATGGCCGCCAGTCCGGGGCGGTGGTAAAAGGCAGAGCGCGGGCTGTCCAGGTGCGCGACGAGGACCAGCTTCGTCTCCGCCTCGCGGGCCGGGGAGATCCTGGCGATGACGTTTTCCGATTGTATGCGGGGAGAAGCCCAGGCGAGGGGGCTGCGGCCGAAGCCCTCGAGCAGAAAGAAGAGGAAGCCGAGGAAGACAAGGGCGTACGAAAGGACCGTGTTGACGGGGAAGAGCAGGACCCCGGCAACGGTCACGAGATGGGAGAGCGCCTCACTCCAGGCGGTGGTCGCGGGGGCTCGAAAACGCTGGGTTTCCACCGCTAACCCCATCCCCTCGAGCTCCCTCTCCACGAAACGGGCGGCCCTTCTCTCGCCCTTGCTTCCCGCCGTGCGGGCGCCTATGTCCCTGGAAAGGTGGCGAACCGACCCGATGATGCCCTTCTCCACGCGCCTCATGGCGTCGGTGCCGGGCGAGGTTATCGTATGCTGCAGGATGCTCTCGCTATCGTCCACTCTCGTAAACCTTTTGCCGCGGACAACGGACCTGTGAGGGTCGGTACCGAAACGGGACGGCAATGCACCTACGGGTACGAGCCGTAAACATCATACAATATTTCTATGCGCCGGGACCCCCTACCTGCACGTTGGGGAACATTGCGCGAAGGCTTCCCCATCGTAATTCGCGTGTCCCCGGGTACGGCTGTATGATACGTGTTAGCGGCGGTTGCGTGCGGCCGGTGGGGCCCGTCGTCGGGCGGTGCCGGTTGA
The DNA window shown above is from Actinomycetota bacterium and carries:
- a CDS encoding ABC transporter ATP-binding protein, which produces MAASEATWDEVAVIQARDLGREFRGMWALKGVDLSLAKGETLGVIGPNGAGKTTLVRVLTGQIPPSRGEVYCDGKAVDPARGGFRMRIGLVPQEASFYGRLTARENLALLARLYGLPKERVAARVEELLAWSGLREHAARQVRFFSRGMQQRLSLAMGMVHGPEIIFLDEPTSGLDPEARSAVWELILRLREEGRTVLMTTHNMEEADHLCTRLAILVRGEIREQGTPQEIKSLLGADRVELRLSEERRGELAEVCSSLGINWKKEGEIYVLTGVDLAAKLPAVISRLAVGLRDLHYREVTLEDAFLRFMREVEG
- a CDS encoding ACT domain-containing protein, which produces MKVRQVSVFLENKSGRLYEACRCLAEAGVNIRALAIAETADYGVLRLIVNDPDTAVRVMTENAFTVSETEVIAVEVPDRPGGLAAVLAPLYDANVNIEYLYCFVEKSGESAIVVFRVEQIEQAIRALQGSGFTVMREEEVYLI
- a CDS encoding phenylacetate--CoA ligase, producing the protein MEYFNPVERMEREELEALQLERLRATVDRLYRKVPFYRKKLDEVGYRPGDMGSLDDLRRLPFTTKDDLRDNYPFGLFAVPMRDIVRIHASSGTTGKPTVVGYTAGDIRTWADLVARTIVAAGGTPDDIVHVAYGYGLFTGGLGLHYGAEMLGATALPMSGGNTKRQIRLMVDFGSTILCCTPSYALNIAEVMREMGVSRDQVKLKAGILGAEPWSDEMRTQIEQELRISAHDIYGLSEVVGPGVSIECGEKKGLHVFEDCFIPEIINPESGEVLPPGETGELVFTNINKEGLALLRYRTRDISALDVSPCPCGRTHVRMRRIMGRTDDMLIIRGVNVFPSQVEAVLMQIPGIAPHYQLVVDRVESLDVLEVQVEVTPEVFSDEIKRLEELERRIGDEVQSYLGVSVKVRLMEPRSIQRSEGKAVRVIDRRKI
- a CDS encoding M28 family peptidase — translated: MDDSESILQHTITSPGTDAMRRVEKGIIGSVRHLSRDIGARTAGSKGERRAARFVERELEGMGLAVETQRFRAPATTAWSEALSHLVTVAGVLLFPVNTVLSYALVFLGFLFFLLEGFGRSPLAWASPRIQSENVIARISPAREAETKLVLVAHLDSPRSAFYHRPGLAAMLRFLYLVDATCQAALFMLFTVAFGGWLLSMERGRLDFLWYTGLMVAVPPFLAMLALFSKAIAGRDTPGGNLNASGVAVLLELARICSRHPLYKAELWFAFTGASEVAALGVRKLVRRYRSRLRNAYFIVLEGVGRGFPACCRREGRLIPFRANRRLLALAKRTSQNYIHHGNGLVANNLYLGEGYHLISRGHRAVTLCSREDSPLPRYWHWVKDDHLNVDSRSLRTSLDFLRAMVDAVDHGDFTRRKGMARRDKRRSPARAATRGPEASREDGGDDGVMG
- a CDS encoding YjbQ family protein; the encoded protein is MAIHTSSLEFSTPGDCEIIDITGQVQEKLDDSMIREGILTVFVPGSTGGVITLEYEPGLVRDLKEAFDRLVPRDWPYHHDRTWGDGNGYSHVRASLVGPTLSVPFRDGRLALGTWQQIAFVDFDNRPRRRVLIVQIMGE
- a CDS encoding ABC transporter permease, whose translation is MRGWRSLIAKDLRTVVRNRILLGVLILYPFLIICVVGAVFQETGRPVPVGLVNLDGERAGQDLWISGVSGGAAGWRRALQRRAERFATYASREEAQAALAGGGVNALLAVVEEGGGEEWYGGMMAKDDLQAFILDVEAGWRGTFYAATAKEAMERLREGAGDAALGFPAGAYPYLAETIWLEGVSRDAASLVGDYSRDVMDITTYDGEEQALADLRTGRLDAVLVISPGFVHRLKTLEEVAGVRVVIDQSNMVKAEFAETGIRGFLSRVSERVVEEKMRSVVAGLYVLVTGGDFFGTQVVGLQEIGDNLRSIREAVAGRPDLVALLDKGIELADTVVADIEDAAAYLRGTALPVELEVSSVAGRTLAAKDAVIPSLVVLSMLWTGVLCGAILMVLEDEEGMRVRLSLTPMGPFALVGSKLLLAGAVVFLQSVVMLLLAVAVFGAYASSLPLALLTAALASLSCIGIGLVLAAFARQVAGAVILSVLVAFPLIFMTGAIFPLSQMPGYMQTLARAIPLTYALDALSGVMLRGESLAEVAWKLAVLLGFGVFLLGLGSALVRRRSR